In Arachis hypogaea cultivar Tifrunner chromosome 2, arahy.Tifrunner.gnm2.J5K5, whole genome shotgun sequence, a genomic segment contains:
- the LOC112728727 gene encoding uncharacterized protein: MTISFTCIVLILVSLVFVGSITTNAGTHNSKLSPLDQEANALLSISELWGIQYDNVSNRCDWPGIKCNKAGSITTLSPPTARNYSSDFFPQLCNMQLKFLVFPNLVRLDFSEMGGPIPQELSKLERLVTLDLSANVFSEGIPLILGQMSSLTHMKLSNNLLYGDLPFTLENLTQLLVLDLSQNKLSGFIPHEIGKLTNLLTIDLSSNSLSGPIPEQIGTFDPFGSTHHWIQHDRRLYPQRNRAFVAFKSLDLSYNAISGVIPSSIFIHSSYVDLSNNNLSGTILSQIGNLSYLDLSFNNLSIKNRKELESVIPFCYLYYNPFLDNEYYDCDDHLDNHHNKHFGRSLVLVIIVVCITISLGSIGIGMCIFRARHDGKLENKATKNGDLFSIWNYDGKIAFEDIIEATEDFDIRYCIGTGAYGSVYKAQLPSGKTVALKKLHKTESENASFYKSFCNEVEVLTEIRHRNIIRLYGYCLHNRCMFLVYEYLERGSLYYNLADEIEAQELKWSKRVNIIKGTAYALAHMHHHCPSPIVHRDVSSNNVLLNSELEACVSDFGTARLLDPDSSNQTLLVGTYGYVAPELAYTMSVTTKCDVYSFGVVALETMMGHHPGEFMSKPSTQQLLVKDVLDPRIPLPKSRKDMQDVVLVVKLALACLSFDPKSRPSMQDVANELSASKASMNLSFYDVSIYQLMQYRVHVI, encoded by the exons ATGACCATATCATTCACTTGCATTGTTTTGATATTAGTGTCACTTGTATTTGTTGGCAGCATCACCACCAATGCTGGAACTCACAATTCCAAATTATCACCCTTAGATCAAGAAGCCAATGCTCTGCTTTCAATCAGTGAATTGTGGGGTATCCAATATGATAATGTCTCAAACCGTTGCGACTGGCCCGGAATCAAGTGCAACAAAGCTGGAAGCATAACAACGCTTTCACCTCCAACTGCAAGAAATTACAGCTCTGACTTCTTCCCACAACTATGCAATATGCaactaaaatttttagtttttccaaATCTAGTCCGTCTAGATTTCAGTGAAATGGG TGGTCCAATTCCACAAGAACTAAGCAAACTGGAGAGACTTGTCACGTTGGACTTGAGTGCCAATGTGTTCAGCGAAGGCATTCCATTGATCTTGGGTCAAATGAGCAGTCTCACACACATGAAACTTTCCAATAATCTCCTGTATGGGGATCTTCCTTTCACACTGGAAAATCTAACTCAACTTCTTGTGTTGGACCTTTCCCAAAACAAACTTAGTGGCTTCATTCCTCATGAAATAGGGAAATTAACAAATTTATTAACCATAGACCTGAGTTCAAATTCCCTGTCTGGTCCAATTCCTGAGCAAATTGG GACTTTTGACCCGTTTGGAAGTACTCACCATTGGATCCAACATGATAGACGGTTGTATCCCCAAAGAAATAGAGCATTTGTTGCATTTAAAAGTTTAGATCTCTCTTATAATGCTATTTCTGGTGTTATCCCATCTTCTATCTTTATTCACTCTAGTTATGTGGACCTCAGCAATAACAATTTAAGTGGAACCATTCTTTCCCAAATTGGAAACCTTTCGTATTTAGACCTAAGTTTCAATAACCTTAGTATCAAAAACAGAAAAGAACTTGAGTCTGTTATTCCATTCTGTTATCTGTATTACAATCCCTTTCTTGACAATGAATATTATGACTGCGATGATCATTTAGACAACCATCATAATAAGCATTTTGGCCGATCACTGGTTTTGGTCATAATTGTGGTCTGCATTACCATTTCATTGGGTTCTATTGGGATTGGAATGTGCATTTTCCGTGCCAGGCATGATGGCAAGCTTGAAAATAAGGCCACAAAAAATGGAGACTTGTTCTCAATTTGGAACTATGATGGCAAAATCGCATTTGAGGATATCATTGAAGCAACAGAGGACTTTGATATCAGATATTGCATTGGAACCGGCGCTTATGGTAGCGTCTATAAAGCGCAACTTCCAAGTGGCAAAACTGTTGCATTGAAGAAGCTTCACAAAACAGAATCAGAAAATGCATCATTTTACAAGAGCTTCTGCAATGAAGTTGAGGTCTTGACAGAGATTCGCCACCGCAACATCATTAGGCTTTATGGCTATTGTTTGCATAACCGATGCATGTTTTTGGTGTACGAATACTTGGAAAGAGGAAGCTTGTACTATAACTTGGCCGATGAGATCGAAGCGCAAGAGCTGAAGTGGAGCAAGAGGGTGAACATCATCAAAGGGACAGCTTATGCTCTTGCTCACATGCATCATCACTGTCCTTCTCCTATTGTTCACCGAGATGTCAGCAGCAATAATGTTCTTTTGAATTCAGAGTTAGAAGCTTGTGTCTCAGATTTCGGCACAGCGAGACTTCTTGATCCTGATTCATCTAACCAAACTCTTTTAGTTGGTACTTATGGATATGTTGCTCCAG AACTGGCATACACCATGAGTGTGACTACAAAGTGTGATGTTTATAGTTTCGGAGTGGTGGCATTAGAAACAATGATGGGTCATCACCCAGGAGAATTCATGTCAAAGCCATCTACTCAACAATTATTGGTGAAAGATGTGTTGGATCCGCGGATTCCACTTCCGAAATCTCGGAAAGATATGCAAGATGTTGTGCTTGTTGTAAAGCTAGCATTAGCATGCCTCTCCTTTGACCCAAAATCCAGACCATCAATGCAGGATGTGGCTAATGAGCTTTCAGCTTCCAAGGCTTCAATGAATTTGTCTTTTTACGATGTCTCAATCTACCAACTGATGCAATATCGAGTACATGTCATATGA
- the LOC112752858 gene encoding glycosyl hydrolase 5 family protein has product MHSPKKSLFALLFTLFFFSLFASKSNAYPLSTHKKWIIDEHTNQRSKLVCGNWAGHLRPMIPEGLDKQPLKDIVSELVDHNFNCVRLTYAIYVWTRYSNENVNDALVELDVPEVIEGIYKNNPQVLGMNHIQVFEAVVNELGRQNVKVLLDNHVSEPKWCCQDDDENGFFFDRHFDPQEWILGLSLAAKHFSRNTAVVAQSLRNELHGPRQNEADWYKYMSQAAMAIHKENPNVLVLISGLNFDTELQFLKRKPLNINIGNKLVYETHLYSWAGIGTLKLKDIWIKQPLNRICALSIRGLDSRAGFLTMGENAAPLIFTEFGFDQTGVSIQDNRFLTCLQTYLAGRDMDWGLWAFQGGYYVRGDDVHAEETFGVLNSDWNHLRYPNFTDKFQLLQMKIQDPTSKAGNANIMYYPLSGQCTKVNQKNELELGTCEKNPHNRWIHNSGSQIMLNGTNKCLTSSGEGLPVTVSDDCKSKNNSWRQVSLSKLHLATFDDKSGKTLCLNKDPNSSTIVASKCICITDDSQCLDDPQSQWFQLVPTNV; this is encoded by the exons atgCATTCACCAAAAAAATCACTCTTTGCTCTTCTTTTTACTCtgtttttcttctctctctttgcaTCAAAATCCAATGCATACCCTCTCTCAACGCACAAAAAATGGATCATTGATGAACACACAAACCAAAGATCCAAACTTGTGTGTGGAAACTGGGCTGGTCACTTAAGGCCAATGATCCCTGAAGGTCTTGACAAGCAGCCATTGAAGGACATTGTTTCAGAgcttgttgatcacaatttcaacTGTGTGAGGCTCACATATGCAATATACGTGTGGACAAGGTATTCCAATGAGAATGTCAATGATGCCCTTGTAGAATTGGATGTACCTGAGGTTATTGAAGGGATTTACAAGAACAACCCTCAAGTTTTGGGGATGAATCACATTCAAGTGTTTGAAGCTGTTGTGAATGAGCTTGGAAGACAGAATGTGAAGGTTCTTCTTGATAATCATGTCAGTGAGCCTAAGTGGTGTTGTCAAGATGATGATGAGAATGGATTCTTTTTTGATAGACACTTTGATCCTCAAGAATGGATTCTTGGACTTAGTCTTGCTGCTAAGCACTTTTCTCGAAACACTGCT GTTGTAGCACAAAGCTTAAGGAATGAATTGCATGGTCCAAGGCAGAATGAAGCGGATTGGTACAAATACATGAGCCAAGCAGCAATGGCAATTCACAAAGAAAATCCAAATGTGTTAGTCCTAATCTCAGGTTTAAACTTTGATACTGAGCTCCAATTCTTGAAGAGAAAACCATTGAACATAAACATAGGCAACAAACTTGTGTATGAGACACATTTGTATTCTTGGGCTGGAATTGGAACACTGAAATTGAAAGACATTTGGATCAAGCAACCATTGAACAGAATCTGTGCATTGAGCATTAGAGGGTTGGATTCTAGAGCTGGATTCCTTACAATGGGAGAGAATGCAGCACCATTGATCTTCACTGAGTTTGGTTTTGACCAAACTGGTGTGTCAATTCAAGATAACAGGTTCTTGACATGTCTTCAGACATATCTTGCTGGAAGGGACATGGATTGGGGTTTGTGGGCATTCCAAGGTGGCTACTATGTTAGAGGTGATGATGTTCATGCTGAGGAGACATTTGGGGTTTTGAATTCAGATTGGAATCATTTGAGGTACCCTAATTTCACTGACAAGTTTCAACTTTTGCAGATGAAGATTCAAG ATCCTACTTCCAAGGCAGGGAATGCTAACATAATGTACTACCCTCTAAGTGGTCAATGTACAAAAGTGAATCAAAAGAATGAACTTGAGCTTGGTACTTGTGAGAAGAATCCCCACAATAGATGGATCCACAACAGTGGCTCTCAAATCATGCTGAATGGCACCAATAAGTGCTTAACATCTTCAGGTGAAGGCCTTCCAGTAACTGTTTCTGATGATTGCAAAAGCAAGAACAATTCTTGGAGACAAGTGTCACTTTCCAAGCTTCATTTGGCCACATTTGATGACAAGAGTGGCAAAACGCTTTGCTTGAATAAGGATCCTAACTCATCAACGATTGTGGCATCAAAATGTATTTGCATAACCGATGATTCTCAATGTCTTGATGATCCTCAAAGCCAGTGGTTCCAGCTTGTTCCCACCAATGTGTAG